Within Vicia villosa cultivar HV-30 ecotype Madison, WI linkage group LG1, Vvil1.0, whole genome shotgun sequence, the genomic segment tttttggtccAGTAGTAATAAAATGTCCTTGCACAGCTATCAACTGAACTGATTTAAGGAGACATTTACATCAACCTTCTTTGGTTGCATAGATAATTTGACATGATTGGTTATTAATAtgtttgaaaaatgaataaaaatgcagGGTTGTGATGGATCAGTATTATTGGATGGATCAGCAAGTGGTCCAAGTGAGAAAGATGCACCACCAAACTTGACTCTTAGGGCTGAGGCCTTCAAGATAATCGAAAAACTTCGCAGCAGTGTCCAGAAGCAGTGCGGAAGAATCGTCTCTTGTGCTGATATCACCGCTGTCGCAGCGCGTGACTCCGTTTTCCTCGTAAGTAATCCAAAATAAATTAGGAGTTATTTTATCTGTAGCACTAACATTTCTGAAAAAAGACGTGTATGGAGTCCGTGCTTTCATAAGTTATTTTACAAAACTATTTCTATGTGAAAAAATATTGAATGTTTTTGCAATGCAGTCAGGAGGACCAGATTACAAAATTCCATTAGGAAGAAGAGATTCATTAACATTTGCAACACAAGAAGTAACAAAACAGAACCTTCCTTCACCAACAAGCAACACAACAACAATCCTAAACTCACTTGCAACCAAAAACCTTAACCCAACAGATGTAGTAGCACTCTCAGGTGGTCACACAATAGGCATAAGCCACTGCAGTTCTTTCACAAACAGACTATACCCAACGCAAGATACTGTCATGGACAAAACCTACGGCAAAAACCTTAAACTCACTTGTCCTACTTCCACCACAGTCAACACAACTGTTCTGGATATTCGTAGTCCTAACAAGTTTGATAACAAATACTACGTCGATCTTATGAATCGTCAGGGTCTTTTTACCTCGGATCAGGATTTGTACACTGATAAGAGGACTAAGAGTATTGTTACTGATTTTGCTGTGAATCAGTCTCTTTTCTATGAGAAATTTATTGCTGCTATGCTTAAAATGGGTCAGTTTAATGTTTTGACTGGAACTCAAGGAGAGATTCGTGCTAATTGCTCTGCTAGGAATAAGGATAGCAAATCTTTCATTGCTTCTGTTGCTGAAGACGTGGTTGAAGGATTTTTggaaatgtaataaattatagcAAATCTTTGTTTCTTGTTTCTAGAGGTTAGTTTTATCATGATGTAATAATGTTCCTTACTTTTACTAAAGTAATGGAAAAAAAAATCTAGGTGAGTGCTTTTGCATTTTGCATACCTGTTGTAAGAATGTTAATTTGGAAAAATAAAAGCTTGTgttgcatttttaatttttttcttccgtCTCAAAATTGGTGTAAATTTAAGATATACTTTAGCACTCAAGTAGCAACTTGAAAATGAGATTCAAGAGGCTCAGTAGCAAATTGGATAAGTTGTTTGTACTAATAAGGCAATGGTTGGACTTGTAATGGTTTGATATAATAAGCTTAAAATAAGGTGTCCTTGACTCCGAGTtgttaaataattatgaatttttaagAGTATAATTTATAGGATTAAATATACAAACTCTTTTGTGTGACATGTCTAAGTGtcatttaatttaacttttttatttttctaaaatccatgtgaattttttttttaactttttaatttttttacttttaataaataaatatttttaataattataattaagttttttatggaaatttatttataaattaaatgttAAAATATAACATTTGGGCTTTAAGCCCATGTTGTTCTCAAGAGCAACCCAACACATTATGATTTGATAACAAGTGTGTAAAACAGGtttataaacatttttatttatttgtaaaattTCGTTGTGGGACTACTTTATAAGTGACAAGCAGCTTCATTTttactttctcttctttttaCTTCCAACAGCTTCATTGTTATGGTTTGCGTGTTTCATATTATTCTCTATTTCAAATATATTCTGTAAGCACTTAACAAACACGTACTGCCATGTTTGATATTACATATGCTTCTTCTTGTGTGTTCATGTCTCTCTAACAGATATTCACATAACATGTTTCCACCTATGCATGGTAACCATAATGTGTTTCCACTTTCACATAAACAAAGCATTAtaatagagtgaaaaatcaaaagGATGCTGATGAGAATCCATTGCTCCATCTAGCAGCAATTTGGCTCCTCACAATATGAACTCCATCACTCCATTCTAGTGACCAAGACTCTGAGAACCACCATATCCAATTCTAGTGAATGTTACCTCAAAAGCTTAAGTTTGGTTTTCACTGCTGAAAACAAGTTTGCTAGCTGAAACACTAACATCAACACCAAAAGGAGCATTCACTTTGACAGTGTAAAACAACATCAACAGAACCACCAACATTAGTAACAACTCTTTTGTATTTAACCAATCCACTATTTGCACCGAACACAATAAAGAACGAAGGGTAATCCAAATCACCGAGACTAGAAAACTTCCTTTCGTTTTCACAAACATTAAAACTGGTTGTTCTTCTTTTGATTCCCTTACTTATACTTCTTGATAAACTGTGCattaatcaaatttataatatgttAAAATATTAAGGAGAATTAACACTGCAACTGCATCCAATTCTTTGGTGTATAGGTCACTAATCTACACAATAATTCCCTAATTTCTTAGGTCAATTCAGACTTCAATTAGGCATTCTAAGTTCGTTAATTCAAAAGACACAACTTATAATTACTTATTCCTAGTTAGTtactaagttgaataattgaCTTTAGATCGGATCAATGGACTAACGGTCAGAAATCCCTACTCATCTGATATCAATTCATGCATTCGTcaatataaaaaaacattaagaTCAAGAACAATTATATAATCACAATAActtaaaataattcaattaacaTCAAACTTCCAAATGATCCAACAAGTATAAGAAGGTTTGTATAAAAATATCTAATATAAGGAATCGAGCTACTCATAGTGATTATAACAATTACCATGAGTTTAGATGGAGAGAacatgaaaatcaaggaagataAAGGCATTTAATGGCTTCCAAAACCCTCAAAATCGTCACATTGGTACTCTAGGCTATCATATGTGCAACACCCaggtttttgaatttttatttaatttgatttatttgtagtttaatttaattattatgtgtaataattgaattaaattgAATGATGGGAGTGTGTGACCTCGAGATGAGAGTGTAGGAGTAATTAGATATTGATAGAAGTGGGTtagaattattaaaaaatattttagtaattaaaataatagtatttttatttgattatatggAAAATAGAGAGATTGAGGCTAAAGTGGAATGAAAGGAAATGGAGGGGAGGAACGAGTGAGAGTGTTAGTAAGTTAGAGGTGAGTTTTCAATTTTAAGAAGTTTACGCTAATTATATAAATTAGGAGATAACCTAGTTTTTAGGGAGTTTTTATCAGTACGTGAAACAAATTAGAGAAAAGAGAGGCTAGAAGACTAAAGAGGAGGGGAAGAGCTTAGGACTTAGGGGAAGGAGAAGATTCATCAAAAACCAGATTTTGCAGGTCTACTAGGATAACCAGGTAAGGGGGAGAACTATCCCAATAACGGATATAATGCATGAAGGGTAGTATCGAGGAGTCCTTAACCTCCAATAGGACATtgagttttaatttaattatgtaaaTTGGTATGAATTTGATGATATTTGTTGCGATTATTGATAAAATTCGTGTACTTTAATTAATGATAATATATGTTTTGATGTGTTAATATGTTTTTACCATTGTTGGGGTTTTGGAGCTTATGGTGTAAACACGAAAGTATGAATATACATGATTTTGTTGATGCCAATATGTGATAAATTTTGAATTTGGGATTTTAATCATTGGATAATTGTTGTATGTCAAATTTTAAAACCGGAGTTTTTTATGGAATCAAAATCGGAGGTCCGAAGGCCTCCAACTCTGGAAAACGCAAAATTCTGCATTCTGCGGCGGTTTAGGGCGTTGCGAAAAAGCTTGCGTCAATTACGGTGAGGGGCTTACTGTCGTCGATTAGGCTGATTTTGTTAAAAATTTGTTTTGACCGTAACTTGAGATCTTTAACTCCGTTTGGAATGCGATTCGAACCGTTGAAAAACTAAGGCTTAGTAATATCTCATAGAGATGCCTTAAGAGGCTAAATGTTCACTTAATGAGGTGAATATACTATTGTACTTAAGGTGTAATGTCGGTGGTTGGCTTTTTAGCTGTTGAGTTGGGTTTTTTGTGTTGTGTTGTTGTGCGGATCATGTTAACTATTGTTGGACATATTTtagtgattttaattaattacttgCATGATTATGTTGTGTTGTTCAGTGTTAATCTTATTGATTATGCTATTGTTTGGTTGTTTATATGAATATTATTGATGTTATGTCAGGAGTAAATGTCGTGACAAATATGTTGTGTTGAATGTTGTAAGTTGTGATATTGATGTGTTGTTGTATGATAATTAGCTATGTTAATgaatataattatgtgttaaattAGTTATATATTGAATTGAGGAATATGTGATGTTGTTATGTTAAGGATGTTGATGTCGATGATGTTATTATGATGATGTTGTTATGTTAAGGATGTTGATGTCGATAATATTTATGTTATTGTTATGTTGGTGAATAATAGTTCAAGTAGGGGGAGCTATTATAGCTGGTTTAATGCATGTTTTGTTTATTGTCGAGAGGGGACTTTAAacattatgttgttgttgtgttgacgTGTTTTTATATGCATTcatgatgttattgttgttgatgaaaGAGACAAGTTGCAATTCGATCAGGGTGGATTGGTGACTTGTCCTAAATCAGAGCAAGGTGGATTCAAGATTCAAGGAGGGTGAACCTCGTTCCTAAGTGAACCAATTGTTAAtgatatggtacca encodes:
- the LOC131613144 gene encoding peroxidase 12-like gives rise to the protein MASASSKSAFFTFLLILTFLSFSHIKVSEAQATPPIVKGLSWTFYDSKCPKLESIIRTELKKIFDKDIGQAAGLLRVHFHDCFVQGCDGSVLLDGSASGPSEKDAPPNLTLRAEAFKIIEKLRSSVQKQCGRIVSCADITAVAARDSVFLSGGPDYKIPLGRRDSLTFATQEVTKQNLPSPTSNTTTILNSLATKNLNPTDVVALSGGHTIGISHCSSFTNRLYPTQDTVMDKTYGKNLKLTCPTSTTVNTTVLDIRSPNKFDNKYYVDLMNRQGLFTSDQDLYTDKRTKSIVTDFAVNQSLFYEKFIAAMLKMGQFNVLTGTQGEIRANCSARNKDSKSFIASVAEDVVEGFLEM